One genomic region from Leifsonia sp. Root1293 encodes:
- a CDS encoding GDP-mannose 4,6-dehydratase, with amino-acid sequence MTAANARERVLVTGANGQDGTYLVRALLADGHAVHGMCHSEAGAARLVADFPDATAHVCDLGDAVGITRMIDEISPTHVYNLAGNTSVARSWEFPAETADVLGTGPIRLLEAAWKLGERTGEVVRFVQASSAEIFGDASVVPQDESTPRVPVTPYGVAKTLAHEMAGVYRERGMFASTAILYNHESPLRPPTFVARKISREVARIATGQSQQLTLGNIDVRRDWGYAPDYVDAMLHIGRAGHPGDFVVATGQAHSVRDFVDAAFRHVGIDDWDRYVSIDPAFYRPADPQELVGDSSRLRELGWTPSVDFGHLVTLMVDHDLELLRRTE; translated from the coding sequence ATGACCGCGGCGAACGCTCGGGAGCGCGTGCTCGTGACCGGTGCGAACGGTCAGGACGGCACGTACCTCGTGCGCGCGCTGCTCGCCGACGGTCACGCCGTGCACGGCATGTGCCACTCCGAGGCCGGGGCAGCGCGTCTGGTCGCGGACTTCCCGGACGCCACTGCCCACGTCTGCGATCTCGGCGACGCCGTCGGCATCACCCGCATGATCGACGAGATCAGCCCCACGCACGTCTACAACCTCGCGGGCAACACCTCCGTCGCCCGCTCCTGGGAGTTCCCGGCCGAGACGGCCGACGTGCTGGGCACGGGTCCGATCCGCCTGCTCGAGGCCGCGTGGAAGCTGGGGGAGCGCACCGGCGAGGTCGTGCGCTTCGTGCAGGCGTCGAGCGCCGAGATCTTCGGCGATGCATCCGTGGTTCCTCAGGACGAGTCGACGCCACGCGTTCCGGTAACTCCGTACGGGGTGGCCAAGACCCTCGCCCACGAGATGGCCGGGGTCTACCGCGAGCGCGGCATGTTCGCCAGCACCGCGATCCTGTACAACCACGAGTCGCCGCTGCGGCCGCCGACGTTCGTGGCGCGCAAGATCTCGCGTGAGGTCGCACGCATCGCGACCGGGCAGTCCCAGCAGCTCACCCTGGGGAACATCGACGTCCGCCGCGACTGGGGCTACGCGCCCGATTACGTCGACGCCATGCTGCACATCGGCCGGGCCGGGCATCCGGGCGACTTCGTCGTCGCGACGGGGCAGGCGCACTCGGTGCGCGACTTCGTCGACGCGGCGTTCAGGCACGTCGGCATCGACGACTGGGACCGCTACGTGTCGATCGATCCGGCGTTCTACCGCCCGGCGGATCCGCAGGAGCTCGTGGGAGACTCGTCCAGACTTCGCGAGCTCGGCTGGACCCCCAGTGTCGACTTCGGACACCTCGTCACGCTGATGGTCGACCACGACCTCGAGCTTCTTCGCCGGACCGAGTGA
- the gmd gene encoding GDP-mannose 4,6-dehydratase, whose amino-acid sequence MTESQTKRALITGITGQDGSYLAELLLSKGYEVHGLIRRSSTINTSRIDHVYQDPHESGARLFLHYGDLTDGSRLVTLLDQIKPDEVYNLAAQSHVRVSFDEPEYTGDTTGLGSTRLLEAIRMTGLHCRFYQASSSEMFGATPPPQNEDTPFWPRSPYGVAKVYSYWITRNYREAYGMFAVNGILFNHESPRRGDTFVTRKITRAVARIAAGTQSELFMGNLDAVRDWGYAPEYVEAMWRMLQHDEPTDYVVATGTNYTVRDFLQLSFEHVGLDWEKYVRFDERYLRPTEVDALVGSAAKAEELLGWVPKVLTPELARIMVDADIAALDAGGTPWIDRVTFA is encoded by the coding sequence ATGACCGAAAGCCAGACCAAGCGCGCGCTCATCACCGGCATCACCGGACAGGACGGCAGCTACCTGGCAGAGCTGTTGCTCTCCAAGGGCTACGAAGTGCACGGCCTCATCCGTCGATCGTCGACCATCAACACCAGCCGCATCGATCACGTCTACCAGGACCCGCACGAGTCGGGTGCCCGCCTCTTCCTGCACTACGGCGACCTGACCGACGGCTCCCGTCTCGTCACCCTCCTCGACCAGATCAAGCCCGACGAGGTCTACAACCTCGCCGCCCAGTCGCACGTGCGCGTCAGCTTCGACGAGCCCGAGTACACCGGTGACACCACGGGCCTCGGCTCCACCCGTCTCCTCGAGGCCATCCGGATGACCGGGCTGCACTGCCGCTTCTACCAGGCGTCGAGCTCCGAGATGTTCGGCGCCACCCCGCCGCCGCAGAACGAGGACACCCCGTTCTGGCCGCGCTCGCCCTACGGCGTCGCCAAGGTCTACTCGTACTGGATCACGCGCAACTACCGCGAGGCGTACGGCATGTTCGCCGTCAACGGCATCCTGTTCAACCACGAGTCCCCGCGTCGCGGCGACACCTTCGTGACGCGCAAGATCACGCGTGCCGTCGCGCGCATCGCAGCCGGCACGCAGTCCGAGCTGTTCATGGGGAATCTCGACGCCGTGCGCGACTGGGGCTACGCACCCGAGTACGTCGAGGCGATGTGGCGGATGCTGCAGCACGACGAGCCCACCGACTACGTCGTGGCCACGGGCACGAACTACACGGTGCGCGACTTCCTGCAGCTCTCGTTCGAGCACGTGGGACTGGACTGGGAGAAGTACGTGCGCTTCGACGAGCGCTACCTGCGTCCGACCGAGGTCGACGCGCTCGTCGGCAGCGCCGCGAAGGCGGAGGAGCTCCTCGGCTGGGTGCCGAAGGTGCTCACCCCCGAGCTCGCCCGCATCATGGTCGACGCCGACATCGCCGCTCTCGATGCCGGCGGAACGCCGTGGATCGATCGAGTCACGTTCGCGTGA
- a CDS encoding glycosyltransferase family 4 protein, giving the protein MSTEPGGSQHPLRVALSMMTLVPGGMGGSETYARAITRQLATTSVVEATAYVPESASGFAGALPERVVRSLPSGSSTTDRLRTVASVTRRAPELRRLMADADVVHYPFTVPAPKPARRQASVQSLLDVQHLELPQLFSRAELLYRRVSYEGFARKADAVVTISHFAKARMVELLGLDADRIHVAHLGVDTARFTPNIGDRENFVLYPARGWAHKNHARLIEAMAIARTTNPSLRLVLTGGGLDTLGDLPDWVDRRGLVSEEELATLLRTAGVLAFPSLYEGFGLPPLEAMASGCPVAASNAGSIPEVVGDAAVLFDPLSPESIADGILQALADGQRLSIAGVEHAATFTWESCLEAHLLAYAAAARTAEARR; this is encoded by the coding sequence GTGAGCACCGAGCCCGGCGGCTCTCAGCACCCTCTTCGCGTCGCACTCTCGATGATGACCCTCGTGCCGGGCGGCATGGGGGGCAGCGAGACGTACGCGCGGGCCATCACCCGGCAGCTCGCGACCACCTCGGTGGTCGAGGCGACGGCCTACGTGCCTGAGTCCGCCAGCGGTTTCGCTGGAGCCCTGCCGGAGCGGGTCGTCCGTTCCCTGCCCTCCGGCTCGTCGACCACCGACCGCCTGCGCACCGTGGCGAGCGTCACCCGGCGCGCGCCGGAGCTGCGCAGGCTCATGGCCGATGCCGATGTCGTGCACTACCCGTTCACGGTCCCGGCGCCGAAACCGGCCAGGCGACAGGCGTCGGTGCAGTCACTGTTGGACGTGCAGCACCTCGAGCTCCCGCAGCTGTTCAGCCGGGCGGAGCTGCTCTACCGCCGCGTCTCCTACGAGGGATTCGCCCGCAAGGCCGACGCCGTGGTCACCATCAGCCACTTCGCCAAGGCGCGCATGGTGGAGCTCCTCGGGCTCGATGCCGACAGGATCCACGTCGCTCACCTCGGCGTCGACACCGCGCGCTTCACGCCCAACATCGGTGACCGCGAGAACTTCGTGCTCTACCCGGCCCGCGGTTGGGCGCACAAGAACCACGCCAGGCTCATCGAGGCCATGGCGATCGCGCGCACGACCAACCCGTCGCTGAGGCTCGTCCTGACCGGTGGCGGGCTCGACACCCTCGGCGACCTGCCCGACTGGGTCGATCGCCGCGGCCTGGTCTCCGAGGAGGAGCTGGCGACGCTGCTGCGCACCGCCGGCGTGCTCGCGTTCCCGAGCCTCTACGAGGGCTTCGGTCTTCCGCCTCTCGAGGCCATGGCATCCGGATGCCCCGTCGCAGCCTCGAACGCCGGTTCCATCCCCGAGGTGGTCGGCGACGCCGCCGTGCTGTTCGATCCGCTCTCGCCGGAGTCGATCGCCGACGGCATCCTGCAGGCTCTCGCCGACGGCCAGCGACTCTCCATCGCCGGGGTGGAGCATGCAGCGACCTTCACCTGGGAGAGCTGCCTCGAAGCGCACCTGCTCGCCTATGCCGCCGCTGCACGCACGGCCGAGGCTCGGCGATGA